From the genome of Aspergillus oryzae RIB40 DNA, chromosome 4:
attatttaataaataacAAAAGAGGTCCTGAAGACAGGGTTGAATACTATTTGGTCGATCTATGGAGGAGCaaccctttttctttccattttcagGTGTTGACCTTCAATAACATAGGGTATATAATATAGTTTCATCAATCCAATGGATCCCCGGGAAGTTTAGTGTCGGTCTATTGAGTCGCCCACTGTATATCCCCTTGCAATACCCTTGCGcccttccaccaccagcgtATCATCTGTGGCGTCCTCTTCATACTGAATATTGAAGTCACTTCCTAACCCCTTCCACGTCCGTTGCGATCGAAGAAACTCTGCCCCTGGGGAGAAGGTCCCGCCGATCATAGCCAAATCCCCTTTGGCCCGTTTAGCTAGCGCTCGAGCAGCAGACGGTCCGTTAGCTGCTGATGCTGCATCCTCCGCTGAAGCTGAAACGCGGGGTGCGGGATTCCGCATCGGCCTCGAGTGCGAGACATATCGACCGGTGCGCAAATCGAACTCAGGTGGTGCAGATTCGGATTCCGacatatcctcctcctcgtcggcggTCGCACCACTCGACAATGGAgtctcatcctcgtccatATCCTTGGCTTCCTGGTTAGGTTGATTAAGCACGCTCTGGAAGTCACTCTGCCAGGCTCCGGTCCAGATACGCTCGGCATCCCCCTTGAGAGCAAGCTCCAGCTCAAATGGGGTGATCACCGGCTTCCAAAAATCTTTGCTGTCAACTAGGGAACTCTCCCAGCAACCGATAACTACCCAACCATCGATCTCACTGAAATTAGCCACCTTGGCTGCGTTCAACTTCCCCACCACAAACATATAGCTTTTCTTGCCAGCTTCCGCGATTTTTTGCTTCACGTGTTCTACGATGTGTAGATAGTTCTTCACACTGAGCGTATTGACTAAAATTCCGAAGATTGGCGCAGTGCTGAGACGGGTCAAAGTGGCGTATCGACGCCGCAAAGCGATCGCAGTCGATGCAGGCAAAGGCTTGACGTTTTCATTGTCGGGGTCATCTGTGGGATATATGTGGATTGAAGCTACGCGAGACGCCAGCGTCATGAGGAGAGCCGTGGGAGGGTCTGAAATATGGAAAAGCTGCCAGTCCGATAATGAATCAGGAGTCTCGCGAACCGAGTCTGGCACTGTTCGATTGGGGATCGCAGATGACGGGTTGTGGACCAAATCAGTGGCAAACAAGTCGGTGTAACCTTCATTCACAAGTCGCGAGTACACTGCAGGTATATGGTCGGTGTATGTCACATCAGCTGCGAGGATGACCTTTGTGGTAGGATCAGGGTAGGTCTCTTTGAAAGCGCGAACGACGGGGTCGATGGGAAGAGGTTTATGTGTGAAAACGTAGATCACCGGTAGCCTAGACGTTGGAGATAGGCATGAACGGCCATAGTGCACGACGACGTCTGCATTGACGTGCTCCGCGGCCACCTCGTCAACGCAGCAAGTCCCGTAGGACGTATCGGCTAAGATATACAATTTTGGTGATGTCTCCGTAGTATCCGCCATATTGAGCTGAGAAACCGAATGGGCTAGGCCATCTGAGTTTGCAGTATCACTGGCTCCGTCTTTCTGCGTCTGAGAAACACTGCTGTCTGTAACGTTGCGTTTGTTCAAACCGCGACTAAGCAATTGAAACACCCGTGGTGCGTCCGGGAGCATATCATCGGGAAACTGAAGAGCAATTCGCTTGTAACGGGCATCTCGGATCTCCTTCAACGTGCGATCAATATCGTAAGTGATTGATAGTTCCTCGTCCGACAACGCACGTGGTGCCTCTTGTGTAGTAACGGGTTCTGTGGCCTCGAGAATACGATCATCGGGGGTTGACAGCACGGGGGCTGCTGCCATTTCGGTGGTCATCTCGAGAAATTGATGATAACAGTTGTATAACTGATAGTAGGAGAAAACCGTGCTGAATTGGAGCGATCGTGGAGATCGGCGGGGTTTGCAATTGTTgtggattttttttttttcgcgATTTTGGCAGAACAAGAAGTCCCCCACTTCACCCCGCCATTACTACTACTTAGTATTTCCGTACAAGAGCCAATCGCGCGGACACCAATTACTGATGTTGTATGCATGAAATGCGATGCTGTCTCCCTTTCATTCTCTACCTTTCTCATTCATAATATCTCTGTCCTAATGAAATGGAGAATCGATTATGTGTAAGGTAAGATTTTATTACTGCCAAAGACATGTATTTTTTATTATGTAGGTAGGTATGATCGCCTAGCTATCAGATATACATAAGATAGTAACGTGCTGCACAAAAGGCTCTCTGACCTACAAATCCGCCCGTGCTGGCTCCCCAGCCCAAACACGTCGAATCAATTCACGGATTGGTGCGCGCTCGATCTCCCGTGGATTCCAGTAGGGGTTGCTAACAGCAATATCGGCTGCCTTatcgatatcttcctccttcatgcCAAAGTCCTTAAGGCCTCGCTTGACTTGCAATTTAGACAACAAGGCGTTTAAACCCTGGACAGCATCACCATTGCTATCGGGAAGTGCTTCAGCCAGCTTCTTCATTGCCTCTGGAATCTTCGGCGCATTGTAAGAGATTGCATGGGGTAACACCGCTGTATGTGTCTCTGCATGAGGCAAGTTGAAACTGCCACCTAAAGTATGGCATAGTTTATGGTGGATAGACATACCCACACTACCAAGGCAGGTTCCGCAGAGCCAAGCTCCATACAGAGCCGACGCCCGGGCAGATTGTGATGTGGGATTCTCGACAATCTCAGGAAGGGCTGATGCTAGTGCCCGGGTACCCTCGGCGGCCATCAAGTTGATGACGGGGTTAGTATTGCGGGCATAGAGTGCTTCGACTAGTCGTATGATAACCGTTGAGCTTTCGACATCATATAATGGTCAGGTTCGTAAGGACTCACCGGCATGAGCGATAGCATTCACACCACTGGTAGCACTCATTGCTGGTGGCAGTGTCATAGTAAGGTCGACATCGTAAATGACAGTTCCAGGAAGGATTTTAGGATCCGAACGTGTCTTCTTCAAACCATCGGCCGTCTCACCCAAGATAGGAGTCATTTCACTTCCCGCATAGGTGGTTGGAATGCAAATGTGAGGCAAGCCCGTACGGATGCTGATGGCTTTCCCCAGCCCGATGGTGCTTCCACCGCCGATAGAGATGACCAAATCAGCATTTTGAGACTTCGCATACTCGAGAGCCTTTTCTGTAATGTGTGTAGGAGTGTGCATCGTAGCCTCATTAAAGATACCGGCTACCTTCCCCTTTAGGACATCCTTGACCATCTCCGCTTGGCTGACCTGCTGTGGTGTCGACAACACCAGTGGAGCCTTCAGATTGAGTCTGGAGATCTCATCGGGCAGTTTCTGGAGAGTACCACTGCCGAAGACGACTCGTCCAGGGTTCGCATTATATTCGAATGCATCCATGTTAAGAGCTTGTTCTGTCGTTGTGAcgttggaagaagatggaagtcaCAGTGGGAACAGTCAATGCGAATCAAATTGGTTTATATCTAGGTTAGTGCTACTTGTGTAGGAACTGGCGGTCGACCGATATAAGTACCGAGACCTTATGTTTTAGACGAAGCTTTGATCATCATGAATAATCTCTCTGCCCCCCACACCCCACCAGTAGTGGGAAACGGTCCTGCAAACAACCGTCAGGCAAATGCCTTTGCCGTGGGTCCTCTTCGCGGGGGTCCTGATTTCTCGGCAGCTGCTGTTCTGATCGCTTCCCGGGAAGGCCGATTTATAAGAGAAGGACGGCGCAGTTCCTCACATCGGAAATCCCCCGTTCTGTAACAAAATTGACCAACGTCACAGGGTTAAAGAGGGCTAATTTGTTTCTAGGCTCAAAAGATCGAAATTGACGTCAGGTTCAATCATGTAGAGAATACTTGCCAATATTGACATATAATATCCAGGGTTAACCCGATTAAGTTACATACTATAAGATGCAAGGGTTCCGACCTTGCATCTCACCAATCTAAATGGTTTCTTCCCATAGACAAACTCCCCACGCTATGCATTCCTGCCGTGCCGTCTGTCCCCCGCAAGCCAATTCTCTTCGTGCAGGTACGAGTAGCAGTAAGAGCGACAGGATCAATCAAGATCATAGAACGCCATGACGTGTTGGCCGCCGCTGCgatccttgcccttgcccttcttccgTTTTCTCTTCGCTTCGTCGGCCCGCCGACGTTCTCCATCGCTATCGTCCGAGTCATCATTatcgtcgtcgtcgctgTCTTCATCACTGTCTCCAAGCATGTGCTTTTCACCAGCGCTAGCGCCATTTGCCCCAGATCCGACTGCTTCATGCCAAACCTTGACCACCTGTCCACCACCACTGACCATACGTCCTTCCACATCAAATCCTAGACCGACAACTCCCTCCGTTTCATCGTGCGTGACCTCTGACACAACTTTGTTGGGGCCAATCCTGACGAACTTAACACCACCACTTCCGAGACCAACCGCGACCATCTTGCCCCGTCCGAGCTCATCAGGAACCATCGCGAGGGTTTCGAGAGACTCTCCTTCACCGCCGCTTCGCTGGACGTAGATGCGCTCGTCTTGATCGTCCCATGCACCCTTTTCCCAAAGGGTCAGGACCCCACTGGAGCCACCCACAATCACTTTCTCGCCGCGGCTTGTCCCGGTCGTGGCCAAGCCACCGACATACACGGAGCTGAtcaattcttcttcctggtccTCACTGCGCACCATTACCCCGCGTCGTAGATCCGTCACGGCCAACGTAGTACCACCAGTTGATACCCATTGTTTGCTAAATCCCGAGGTACTAGTATCCGATGCAGGCAATGGGGTGATAGACGAGATGTAATCATCGTGAGGATGGTGTGACTGTTGTGGCCGGGCCGAGACGCGGGAAAACGGAAGGCGAAGGTCGTAGAGGTGTAGTGCGCTCGAGTCAGTAGCGAGAaggagggtttggggggAAAGCGCATGAATGACGGTTGGGGCATCAACGGAGCTGcagaacaaaaacaaatcaaTAGAAGTCCTCCACTCGCCGATTGCCCCAcgaaactatatatatatttaacaGCCATTATAGGACTCACCCATCTTTCTCCGGGGGAATTGCAATCTTGTTTTCTACCACACCGGTCTCTGCCTTTGCAGCTTTAACCAACCCATCTGTTCCAGCGGAGTACAACGATTCACCGTCAATTCCAAATGTTAAGCACCGACAACTGCCCTTATGTCTTCTCGTCCTCCACATCGTATCAATATGTCCTCGACCATTTCGCGATGAGGAAGTCGACGCCTGATCGTCGTCACTGTCCACTTCATCTGACGGAAGACGGAAGGTTTCAACATGACCGGAGGCAAGCCCAACGGAGACAATTGGCTCCTTAGGGTGTATAGCCTGGGCGAATAGATCCGCAGAAAGCGGTAATGTGCAGACTGTGTCAAACATGGCGATTCAATGAGGAAATAAGTGGTCACcaattttccctttttttttcccttcggAGCTCTTGGATAAAGCTCGGATCGATCTCCCGCTGGAGAAAGTGCGGGCCGATGAATCTTCCGCAGGCGGTTCCACTTgttaattatatatttcaaATGTAACCACGTTCCCGATCGACCATCTACCACTCCAAATACTGCTGCTACTTATTATGATTGGCGCTACAATGTTTCTAGCAATCTGAATAACAAATGTGGAATGAAAGACTCTGTCTCGTCAATTTGTCCTAATTGAAtacagacgaagaaaagaacgcGAACCACAGAGAATGTCACAACAAATTCAAATCCGGTCGAACCCCCTGATTTTGCTCGGCAGAACCAAGgtaaagagaaatgaaagcAGAGAGCAAAGTATAGACACATCTGTCCTTGTTAGGCCTCTATCCAGCACATCTTTTTCCCATGCTATGTACATGTTCTCGCTCAATGTTGCCGATGCCAAACCCAATAGGGCTAGCCTTGACTGCCCATAAATTCTGGCACTTAAGCTGGAGCGTCGAAAGTAGAGCCGATCGGTCCATACTTGATGTTAGAGTAGGTCACCGTGGCACTGCCGCTCTGCGACTCAACCTTCTCAGGGTCACCGGCGTGTGGCTCGCAGGTGCCACGAGC
Proteins encoded in this window:
- a CDS encoding 2-(3-amino-3-carboxypropyl)histidine synthase subunit 1/2 (diphthamide biosynthesis protein) codes for the protein MTTEMAAAPVLSTPDDRILEATEPVTTQEAPRALSDEELSITYDIDRTLKEIRDARYKRIALQFPDDMLPDAPRVFQLLSRGLNKRNVTDSSVSQTQKDGASDTANSDGLAHSVSQLNMADTTETSPKLYILADTSYGTCCVDEVAAEHVNADVVVHYGRSCLSPTSRLPVIYVFTHKPLPIDPVVRAFKETYPDPTTKVILAADVTYTDHIPAVYSRLVNEGYTDLFATDLVHNPSSAIPNRTVPDSVRETPDSLSDWQLFHISDPPTALLMTLASRVASIHIYPTDDPDNENVKPLPASTAIALRRRYATLTRLSTAPIFGILVNTLSVKNYLHIVEHVKQKIAEAGKKSYMFVVGKLNAAKVANFSEIDGWVVIGCWESSLVDSKDFWKPVITPFELELALKGDAERIWTGAWQSDFQSVLNQPNQEAKDMDEDETPLSSGATADEEEDMSESESAPPEFDLRTGRYVSHSRPMRNPAPRVSASAEDAASAANGPSAARALAKRAKGDLAMIGGTFSPGAEFLRSQRTWKGLGSDFNIQYEEDATDDTLVVEGRKGIARGYTVGDSIDRH
- a CDS encoding uncharacterized protein (predicted protein), with amino-acid sequence MFDTVCTLPLSADLFAQAIHPKEPIVSVGLASGHVETFRLPSDEVDSDDDQASTSSSRNGRGHIDTMWRTRRHKGSCRCLTFGIDGESLYSAGTDGLVKAAKAETGVVENKIAIPPEKDGSVDAPTVIHALSPQTLLLATDSSALHLYDLRLPFSRVSARPQQSHHPHDDYISSITPLPASDTSTSGFSKQWVSTGGTTLAVTDLRRGVMVRSEDQEEELISSVYVGGLATTGTSRGEKVIVGGSSGVLTLWEKGAWDDQDERIYVQRSGGEGESLETLAMVPDELGRGKMVAVGLGSGGVKFVRIGPNKVVSEVTHDETEGVVGLGFDVEGRMVSGGGQVVKVWHEAVGSGANGASAGEKHMLGDSDEDSDDDDNDDSDDSDGERRRADEAKRKRKKGKGKDRSGGQHVMAFYDLD
- a CDS encoding maleylacetate reductase (alcohol dehydrogenase, class IV) encodes the protein MDAFEYNANPGRVVFGSGTLQKLPDEISRLNLKAPLVLSTPQQVSQAEMVKDVLKGKVAGIFNEATMHTPTHITEKALEYAKSQNADLVISIGGGSTIGLGKAISIRTGLPHICIPTTYAGSEMTPILGETADGLKKTRSDPKILPGTVIYDVDLTMTLPPAMSATSGVNAIAHAVEALYARNTNPVINLMAAEGTRALASALPEIVENPTSQSARASALYGAWLCGTCLGSVGMSIHHKLCHTLGGSFNLPHAETHTAVLPHAISYNAPKIPEAMKKLAEALPDSNGDAVQGLNALLSKLQVKRGLKDFGMKEEDIDKAADIAVSNPYWNPREIERAPIRELIRRVWAGEPARADL